GAGCATATCGGTTGCGCCATCACCATTATTATGAATAAAGAGCTGATTGTCGCGAGCATAGGCTTTGACAAACATCTCGTTCAGCTCATTTTGGCTGACACTTGGTAAACCGCGGCAGTCCTTTTCACAATCTGGAACTGGCGTGAGATAAGGTTGGCTAAAATAGGCGGTCTTGCCTTGTGGTGAGCCATCTGCAACGATTTTGGTACCCTGTACTTTAAAGCCGTTTTGATAGGTTTTCCATACGAAGTTTTTATCAGCCAAATTCTCATCTAAGTCACTCACTCCTGCCAGTGCGACCAAGTCAATTTTAAGTTTGCCTGCATCGGCTTGTTTTTGAAAAAACTGAATAGTGTTTCGAGCCGTTGAGCCATTGTGTGCCATCGTTATGCCATTCTTTGCATAATACTCTTGCGTCTGCTCAAAGAATTTGCCTTGATTCGGCGCTAACACTTCTAGCATATTGCGCACGAACGGATACATCGCCGTTTCTTGTACGAGACCGTTTGGTTCATTAGAGCCTTTAATTCGAGCAATATTACCGCCTGCTGGATTTTTACTGTCAGCAGTGATATTCATCATGGCCAGCGCCTTGCTGTTTGCGACGCCCATGTGACCACTTGTGTGTTGTAAATACACAGGATTGTTTGGCAATGCTTTATCAATCTCGCTTTTGGTCGGATGACGCCCCTCAGCGAGCTGAGTTTCATCATAACCCCAACCAAATATCCAGTCGCCATCAGCAATGTTATTGTCCACTTTATACTCTTTTAGCGTTTGCATCATTTTAGGAATACTATCGACTTGACCGATGGGTGGCGGGTTGAGATTGACCTGACCCATGGTGTTTGACACCATATCAAAATGACTGTGCGGATCGATAAAGCTGGGTAATAAGGTTTTATCTTGTAGATTAATCTGTGCGGCATTTTTATATTTCGATTGTGCCTCTTGTAAATTGCCCACATAGGCAATCTTGCCTGCTTGGGTGACTAAGGCTTCAGCCATTTGTGGCTGATCGCCCTCCATCGTGATGATGTTGCCATTGTAATAGACAGTTGCTGAGTTGCTCATATCCTTGGGCGCGGTCTGCATGGTAGTGCAACCTATGACACTCATTAATCCAATGCTCAGTACAGTTGGTTTTAGTAATGTGCTCATATTCATTACGTTATCCTTAAAGGTGATTTGATGCTTACATCCGTGTGTCATAAGCATTGGTACGTGGTGGGCTTTCTATATTCTAAAAGTATTCATATTTTATCAGTGCATGTTGTTTTAAAAGATAGAAATGTTGCAACCAATTTAGCGATAAAGCCTTGTGCGGTCAATGCTATTTAATAGTTTTGCACTGATAACTGTGGCATTGCCAATTGGAGGAGAAGATCGATCTATAAAGCTGCTGAATATAATATCTTAAAAGCCAAATTGACAAGTGCTGTATGACATCCTACGAGACGTCATGCTCATTTGGCATAAAAGATGAAAATCACGATATTAGTTGTCAATATTGTTTCACAATCAGGTATGATTAATTAGATAAAACGTAAAGTGATAAGGCTAAAAATGAGATGATTGTTTTATGAAATAGTCATAAGAAGCAATTGCTTGCGTGTGAATTTGTCTTTTTTAACCTTTTGTTTTTGCGTTATTATTCTTGCTTTAGAAGTGCTACCAACGGGGTTTTATACCATTATGAAATCAACTATCGAATTACTCGAGCACACGGATTTCCCAGCGCTCAAACGTCGTGAGTTAACCACGCTACAGGTCAATATGGGTTACTTATGCAATATGTCTTGTGTGCATTGTCATGTAGCTGCCAGTCCTTACCGCACAGAGATGATGTCGCGTGAGTTGGTTGAGTTGATTCTAGAAGTCTTGCAAGCACAAAATATCGAGACGCTTGATTTAACGGGCGGTGCGCCTGAGATGCACGAAGACTTTAAGTATTTGGTCACAGCCGCGCGTGCCTTGGGTGTAAAAGTAATTGATCGCTGTAATCTGACTATCCTGATGGAAGAAGGCTTTGAGGACATGGCGCAGTTTTTGGCAGACAATGCGGTCGAAGTGGTGGCTTCAATGCCATGTTATTCATTAGAAAATGTCGATAAGCAGCGCGGCAAGGGCGCATTTGATGACAGTATATTGGGACTGCATAAACTCAATGCGTTTGGGTATGGCAAAGTGGGTTCAAACTTAACGCTCAACCTCGTTTATAACCCGCAAGGTGCGACGCTGCCACCCAATCAACAGCAGCTTGAAGCCGATTATAAGCACGAGTTAAAAGAACATTTCGATATCGAATTTCATCAGCTATTTGCCTTGACCAATATGCCCATTCAGCGTTTTGGTGCGGTGCTATTGGCTAAAAACCAATTCCATCCCTATATGGATTTGCTCAAAGCTAATTATGTGGCCGCCAATTTAACCGAAGTCATGTGCCGATCGACCATCAGTGTCAATTGGTTAGGAGAGTTGTTTGATTGTGATTTTAACCAGCAATTAGAGATTCCGGTGCCCAACAAATCCCGTCGTCATCTAAGCGATTTGTTAACGCAAAATCCTGCTGGCGATGACATTGCCATTGCAGATCATTGCTATGGCTGTACGGCGGGGCAGGGAAGTAGCTGCGGTGGTGCGCTAGAAGAAGAGACAACAGATCAGACGATAGAAAAAACATCCTCGATCTAAACGGAGTTAATCATGTCAGTATTTAATAGTACAAGACTTAATAGTAAAAGCCTTTTTTTAAGCAGTGGTTTATTAATCAAAACGGCAGTGACCACTTCTATCCTGTTAGCCAGTATGGCAAGTTATGCGGATTTTAATCACAGCACTTGGGATAGTTTACTGAATAAAAACGTCAC
This region of Psychrobacter sp. JCM 18902 genomic DNA includes:
- the arsS gene encoding arsenosugar biosynthesis radical SAM (seleno)protein ArsS (Some members of this family are selenoproteins.), whose amino-acid sequence is MKSTIELLEHTDFPALKRRELTTLQVNMGYLCNMSCVHCHVAASPYRTEMMSRELVELILEVLQAQNIETLDLTGGAPEMHEDFKYLVTAARALGVKVIDRCNLTILMEEGFEDMAQFLADNAVEVVASMPCYSLENVDKQRGKGAFDDSILGLHKLNAFGYGKVGSNLTLNLVYNPQGATLPPNQQQLEADYKHELKEHFDIEFHQLFALTNMPIQRFGAVLLAKNQFHPYMDLLKANYVAANLTEVMCRSTISVNWLGELFDCDFNQQLEIPVPNKSRRHLSDLLTQNPAGDDIAIADHCYGCTAGQGSSCGGALEEETTDQTIEKTSSI
- a CDS encoding amidohydrolase, with protein sequence MSTLLKPTVLSIGLMSVIGCTTMQTAPKDMSNSATVYYNGNIITMEGDQPQMAEALVTQAGKIAYVGNLQEAQSKYKNAAQINLQDKTLLPSFIDPHSHFDMVSNTMGQVNLNPPPIGQVDSIPKMMQTLKEYKVDNNIADGDWIFGWGYDETQLAEGRHPTKSEIDKALPNNPVYLQHTSGHMGVANSKALAMMNITADSKNPAGGNIARIKGSNEPNGLVQETAMYPFVRNMLEVLAPNQGKFFEQTQEYYAKNGITMAHNGSTARNTIQFFQKQADAGKLKIDLVALAGVSDLDENLADKNFVWKTYQNGFKVQGTKIVADGSPQGKTAYFSQPYLTPVPDCEKDCRGLPSVSQNELNEMFVKAYARDNQLFIHNNGDGATDMLIKAHEYAVKKTGQAADKDRRTVPIHAQFARPDQLAAFKKYNMVPSFFTNHTYFWGDVHVKNLGKKRADFSSPIATADRMGLKYTNHSDDTVTPVDPLFTVWSAVNRTSRSGKIIGINERATPYQALKAITSNAAYEYFEEDSKGTLTPGKLADLVILDANPLTIEASKLKDIKVITTIKEGQTIYQRPVQ